In Phycisphaerae bacterium, the following proteins share a genomic window:
- the hypD gene encoding hydrogenase formation protein HypD, with the protein MNNNVENLRRELIRLCDRIGRRVQLMEVCGTHTVSAFRSGLKSMLPANLKLLSGPGCPVCVTAQRHIDAALELARRETVAIATYGDMMRVPGRNGSLERLRSLGARIRVVTSARAALELARNEPNSEVVFLGVGFETTAPAAAATVLEAEAGGIENFSVLSCHKLVIPAMRALLSAGDVPIDGFLCPGHVSVIIGSEAYRPIVDDFGKPCVVAGFEFGQMLAGLVHLLRQIECGTPKLENVYDAVVRPEGNSVALGLLSRVFVEADTVWRALGVIPVSGLEFAPAYRRFDALRRFGMALGEDVDHPVCRCGEVIQGRVEPNRCALFGGGCTPMTPIGPCMVSGEGACSAWFKYGPKPGRSAEPSDAKMEGVT; encoded by the coding sequence ATGAACAATAACGTTGAGAACTTGCGACGGGAGCTGATTCGACTGTGCGACCGGATCGGGCGGCGCGTGCAGTTGATGGAGGTGTGCGGCACGCACACGGTCTCGGCGTTTCGCAGCGGATTGAAGTCGATGCTCCCGGCGAATCTGAAACTGCTGAGCGGTCCGGGCTGTCCTGTCTGCGTGACGGCCCAGCGGCACATCGACGCGGCGCTTGAACTGGCGAGGCGCGAAACGGTCGCGATCGCCACATATGGCGACATGATGCGCGTGCCGGGCCGAAACGGAAGCCTGGAGCGTCTTCGGTCTCTCGGTGCCAGGATTCGCGTCGTCACTTCGGCTCGAGCAGCGCTGGAACTTGCCCGCAACGAGCCGAACTCCGAAGTCGTGTTTCTCGGTGTTGGCTTCGAGACAACGGCGCCCGCGGCCGCGGCGACGGTGCTGGAGGCGGAAGCGGGCGGTATCGAGAATTTCTCGGTCTTGAGCTGTCACAAACTGGTGATTCCGGCGATGCGGGCACTGCTCTCTGCGGGCGATGTGCCGATTGACGGCTTCTTATGTCCAGGGCATGTCAGTGTCATTATCGGATCCGAGGCCTATCGCCCGATCGTGGATGACTTTGGCAAGCCCTGCGTCGTCGCCGGATTCGAGTTCGGGCAGATGCTCGCCGGCCTCGTGCATTTGCTCCGGCAGATTGAATGCGGGACGCCGAAACTTGAGAACGTCTATGACGCAGTCGTCCGACCGGAAGGTAATTCAGTCGCGCTCGGTTTACTCTCGCGGGTGTTTGTTGAAGCGGATACGGTATGGCGTGCTCTCGGTGTCATTCCTGTGAGTGGCCTTGAATTTGCCCCAGCCTATCGACGATTTGATGCGCTTCGTCGATTCGGCATGGCCCTCGGTGAAGATGTCGATCACCCGGTCTGTCGCTGTGGGGAGGTGATTCAGGGGCGAGTCGAACCGAACCGCTGTGCGCTGTTCGGCGGGGGCTGTACGCCGATGACGCCGATCGGACCATGCATGGTGAGCGGTGAGGGTGCATGTTCAGCCTGGTTCAAGTACGGCCCGAAACCAGGACGGAGCGCGGAGCCGTCGGACGCGAAAATGGAGGGCGTGACATGA
- a CDS encoding HypC/HybG/HupF family hydrogenase formation chaperone — protein MCLAVPGKIVDCEGDEATVAFEGNRLRVSRVLTPKAGPGDWVLVHAGFAISTIPESSAMETWDYLKACYSGNEVEFVEAVEQTETARSDEQ, from the coding sequence ATGTGCCTAGCGGTGCCGGGTAAAATCGTCGACTGCGAGGGGGATGAGGCGACGGTGGCGTTTGAGGGCAATCGGCTGCGCGTCAGTCGGGTTCTGACGCCCAAGGCCGGTCCCGGCGACTGGGTACTGGTTCACGCCGGCTTTGCAATTTCGACGATCCCGGAATCTTCGGCAATGGAGACATGGGACTACCTGAAGGCATGTTATTCAGGCAATGAGGTTGAGTTTGTCGAGGCGGTCGAGCAAACCGAGACGGCGAGAAGCGATGAACAATAA
- the hypB gene encoding hydrogenase nickel incorporation protein HypB, translated as MKFSVLRNVFEKNENAAKENRALFDANNVCCVNLLGGAGSGKTSVLESLIPILTDSKRIAVLEGDLATTRDAERIAALGVPVVQLLTEGGCHLNATLVSHALKELPLAEIDLLIIENVGNPICPANFDLGEHFRVAVLSVTEGDDKPSKYPLLFKDVAIVAVTKCDLLPFVRFNLAVVREDIDRINPSVPIIGTAVPQNDEPDGFLRLAEIILSRISGSAATLLPLPQSDRDSRIIERTAQP; from the coding sequence ATGAAGTTCAGTGTGCTGCGAAATGTGTTTGAGAAAAATGAAAATGCGGCGAAAGAAAATCGCGCGCTGTTCGACGCAAATAACGTGTGCTGCGTCAACTTGCTCGGCGGAGCCGGCTCAGGAAAAACGTCGGTCCTCGAAAGCTTGATTCCGATCCTCACGGATTCGAAGCGAATCGCCGTGCTGGAGGGCGATCTGGCGACCACTCGCGATGCCGAACGCATTGCAGCACTCGGCGTGCCGGTGGTCCAGCTTCTCACCGAAGGCGGTTGTCACCTTAACGCCACACTGGTCAGCCACGCGCTAAAGGAACTTCCACTCGCCGAGATTGATCTACTCATCATCGAAAACGTCGGCAATCCGATTTGCCCGGCGAATTTCGACCTCGGAGAGCATTTCCGTGTTGCCGTGCTCAGTGTGACCGAGGGGGATGACAAGCCTTCGAAGTATCCGCTTCTCTTCAAGGATGTTGCGATAGTGGCGGTCACCAAGTGCGACCTGCTGCCGTTTGTCCGGTTCAATCTGGCGGTCGTTCGCGAAGATATCGACCGAATCAATCCATCGGTTCCCATCATCGGAACAGCCGTCCCTCAAAATGACGAGCCGGACGGATTTCTCCGCCTTGCGGAGATCATCCTGTCAAGAATTTCAGGTTCCGCGGCGACGCTCCTTCCGCTGCCGCAATCCGATCGGGATTCGCGAATCATCGAGCGCACGGCGCAGCCCTGA
- a CDS encoding cation transporter: protein MNQSAEQLETNRRLRAVKVCIAASLLVCVVEFSMGWLLGLKSLVAEGIHTFLDGLDSVIVLIAVILAARPADRTHPYGHGKFEALGAAIEGSFVIMAGVAIAYDSVGRLIRGEAPPEIPYYVAGVMAATSIFYYGLSIYLMRVARETRSPAVLAESLHLRTHIYITGGLAVGLLFGAWGRKPIVDSILAVAVAVCLALIALQIFREVFKQFMDEALPDSEINELADVLKEFESRFVEIHGLRTRRAGVERHIEMHLVVLPDTTVSDSHELSHEIEDAISRKWPAARTAIHVEPVNTEHEDFPKWIRGGTKVRTNDPSPDDREHIH, encoded by the coding sequence ATGAATCAATCAGCCGAACAGTTGGAGACAAACCGCCGATTGCGGGCCGTGAAGGTCTGCATTGCCGCCAGCCTTCTGGTTTGCGTCGTGGAATTCAGCATGGGTTGGTTGCTGGGCCTGAAGTCGCTTGTCGCGGAGGGCATCCACACATTTCTTGATGGTCTCGACTCGGTCATTGTGCTGATCGCGGTCATCCTCGCGGCACGCCCTGCGGACCGAACCCACCCATACGGGCATGGCAAATTCGAAGCGCTCGGCGCGGCTATCGAAGGCTCCTTCGTAATCATGGCCGGAGTTGCGATTGCGTACGATTCCGTGGGGCGTCTGATTCGCGGGGAGGCGCCACCTGAGATTCCCTATTACGTCGCCGGCGTGATGGCGGCCACCTCGATTTTCTATTACGGCTTGTCCATTTATCTGATGCGCGTCGCTCGTGAGACGCGGTCGCCGGCCGTACTGGCCGAATCACTGCATCTTCGGACCCACATCTACATCACCGGAGGCCTTGCCGTGGGCCTGCTGTTTGGAGCCTGGGGTCGTAAGCCGATTGTGGATTCCATCCTCGCCGTGGCTGTGGCGGTTTGCCTGGCATTAATCGCGCTGCAGATTTTTCGCGAGGTTTTCAAGCAATTTATGGATGAAGCGCTGCCGGACTCCGAAATTAACGAACTTGCCGACGTCTTGAAAGAGTTCGAATCTCGCTTCGTCGAGATTCACGGGCTTCGCACGAGGCGAGCCGGCGTCGAGCGGCATATCGAGATGCACCTTGTCGTTCTTCCCGACACCACTGTCAGCGACTCTCACGAACTAAGCCATGAAATTGAAGATGCCATTTCCCGAAAATGGCCGGCAGCCCGAACGGCAATTCATGTCGAGCCGGTCAATACGGAGCATGAGGATTTTCCCAAGTGGATTCGCGGCGGGACGAAAGTCCGCACCAATGACCCGTCTCCAGATGATCGCGAACACATTCACTGA
- the hypE gene encoding hydrogenase expression/formation protein HypE — translation MERIVLAHGGGGEMTARLVRERIAPMLSNPILDRFEDSAIVPWRGGDVIFTTDSFVVSPLEFPGGDIGRIAVAGTVNDLAVMGARPIALSLGMIIEEGLPIAVLDRIIASIAATAAEAGVRIVTGDTKVLERRSGDGMYINTSGLGELTPERPKLAADQVCPGDAVIVNGPIAEHGLAIMSLRAGMEFDSHMRSDAAPLNRLIGRVLECGATVRFMRDATRGGLAGVLADVSEASGASIIVDESDIPITPTAQRAADLLGLDPLTIANEGKVVCFVPMEEAALVVSAMRMWPEGRHAAVIGRVTDEHPALVELITRSGGRRIVQRPYGEELPRIC, via the coding sequence ATGGAGCGGATCGTTCTGGCGCATGGCGGGGGCGGCGAGATGACCGCGCGCCTCGTTCGGGAGCGAATCGCGCCGATGCTCAGTAATCCGATTCTGGATCGCTTTGAGGACAGCGCGATTGTGCCGTGGCGGGGCGGTGACGTGATCTTCACGACGGATTCGTTCGTGGTGTCGCCGCTGGAGTTTCCGGGTGGCGACATCGGACGCATCGCGGTGGCGGGAACGGTCAACGATCTGGCCGTCATGGGCGCTCGACCCATCGCGCTAAGCCTGGGAATGATCATCGAAGAAGGACTGCCGATCGCCGTGTTGGATCGAATCATCGCGTCGATCGCAGCGACTGCGGCGGAAGCGGGAGTTCGAATCGTGACGGGCGATACGAAGGTTCTCGAACGGCGGTCCGGCGATGGAATGTATATCAACACCTCCGGCCTCGGAGAATTGACGCCGGAGCGGCCGAAACTGGCGGCGGATCAGGTCTGCCCGGGCGACGCGGTGATCGTGAACGGTCCGATTGCCGAGCACGGACTGGCGATCATGTCGCTTCGCGCCGGCATGGAATTCGATTCACACATGCGAAGCGATGCCGCGCCCCTGAATCGATTGATCGGGCGTGTATTGGAATGTGGTGCGACGGTCCGATTCATGCGCGACGCCACGCGCGGTGGACTTGCCGGAGTCCTGGCCGATGTGAGTGAGGCATCCGGCGCAAGCATTATCGTGGACGAATCGGATATTCCGATTACGCCGACGGCGCAGCGCGCGGCGGATCTGCTTGGGCTGGATCCTCTGACAATCGCGAATGAGGGAAAAGTCGTCTGCTTTGTCCCAATGGAGGAAGCGGCGCTTGTGGTCTCAGCGATGAGAATGTGGCCTGAAGGAAGACACGCCGCGGTCATTGGACGCGTAACGGATGAACATCCTGCACTCGTGGAGTTAATTACACGCTCTGGCGGACGACGTATCGTTCAGCGGCCGTATGGCGAGGAGTTGCCCCGAATCTGTTGA
- a CDS encoding NADH:ubiquinone oxidoreductase produces the protein MKPKIAIFSLTSCEGCSLAILELEDHLLDILGAVEIVNFREGMTDRDWDIDIAFVDGAVSTPQDAKEIQHIREKSRVLVAIGACACLGGVNTLKNYQSESDYRRCVYGDMANYFPTTRAKPLSAIVKVDYELPGCPMVKEEFLEFVKCMLMGKVFRLPDSPVCVECKKRGNPCLYDQGIFCLGPVTRGGCSAICPTFGSKCEGCRGLISREGLAAAGVNIRETYNASVKDVMDDLRLYGAYQEGDLP, from the coding sequence ATGAAGCCTAAAATCGCCATCTTCAGTCTAACGAGCTGCGAAGGCTGTTCGCTCGCGATTCTGGAACTCGAGGATCACCTTCTTGATATCCTCGGCGCCGTCGAGATCGTGAATTTCCGCGAAGGAATGACCGATCGCGACTGGGACATCGACATCGCCTTTGTTGATGGGGCAGTCTCAACGCCGCAGGACGCCAAGGAGATTCAGCACATTCGTGAGAAAAGCAGGGTGCTCGTCGCGATCGGGGCCTGTGCATGCCTGGGTGGCGTCAATACTCTGAAGAATTACCAGTCAGAAAGCGATTATCGGCGATGCGTCTACGGCGACATGGCGAATTACTTTCCGACCACAAGAGCCAAGCCGTTGTCAGCGATCGTGAAAGTCGATTACGAGTTGCCCGGTTGTCCAATGGTCAAGGAGGAGTTCCTTGAATTCGTTAAGTGCATGCTGATGGGAAAAGTGTTTCGCTTGCCCGATTCTCCGGTATGCGTCGAGTGCAAGAAGCGAGGAAACCCTTGCCTCTACGATCAGGGAATCTTCTGTCTGGGGCCGGTCACGCGGGGCGGGTGTTCTGCAATCTGCCCCACTTTCGGCTCGAAGTGCGAAGGGTGTCGCGGTTTGATCAGCAGGGAGGGGCTCGCAGCCGCGGGAGTGAACATACGCGAGACCTACAACGCTTCCGTCAAGGATGTGATGGACGATCTTCGTCTGTACGGCGCTTATCAGGAAGGCGATCTGCCATGA
- a CDS encoding hydrogenase maturation protease, with the protein MGGRMTAETRKSVTIIGCGRWFRGDDQVGLITAERVAARRIPDVVVRTTESPGTDIAAELEQTDLLIVIDSARSDETHPPGTWQCIDYLAAPERVRARCATSTHSLSVDVGLKFVVNAPRRADAVWVYAIAVGDVRHAESLTSEVDQASHEVASAIVEAVRALSGRPIATEA; encoded by the coding sequence ATGGGTGGACGAATGACGGCGGAGACCCGGAAATCCGTGACAATCATCGGCTGTGGGCGATGGTTTCGAGGTGACGATCAGGTTGGATTGATCACCGCGGAGCGAGTGGCCGCCCGGCGGATTCCGGATGTTGTAGTTCGGACAACCGAATCGCCGGGCACCGATATTGCCGCTGAGTTGGAGCAGACGGACTTACTGATTGTCATTGACTCGGCGCGGAGCGACGAAACACACCCGCCCGGGACATGGCAGTGCATCGACTATCTGGCCGCGCCCGAGCGCGTCCGTGCACGGTGCGCGACGTCGACGCACTCGCTCAGCGTGGATGTCGGGTTGAAATTCGTGGTCAATGCACCAAGACGCGCCGACGCGGTCTGGGTTTATGCGATTGCCGTGGGCGATGTCCGGCATGCTGAATCGCTGACTTCGGAAGTGGATCAGGCTTCCCATGAGGTTGCAAGCGCCATCGTGGAAGCAGTGCGGGCACTGAGCGGTAGACCCATCGCAACGGAGGCTTGA
- a CDS encoding response regulator, with the protein MKTRAIVLLIDHDQGVHQMMRAALSSEHILVEAVESVSQGRKILRELVPNMLILEIGTGGATEGLHLLYDLRRDEIFRKMPVIVSTDVHVKTDIDLARELGTDYLPAQQFIAKPIEPAHLRQIVLQTLESNSFGGRWMRSVE; encoded by the coding sequence ATGAAGACACGCGCGATCGTCCTGCTGATCGATCATGATCAAGGCGTTCATCAGATGATGCGGGCGGCACTATCATCAGAGCACATTCTGGTTGAAGCGGTCGAGTCCGTATCGCAGGGGCGTAAGATTCTGCGAGAACTGGTCCCGAATATGCTGATATTGGAGATCGGTACCGGCGGCGCCACAGAGGGTCTGCATCTGCTATACGATCTTCGGCGCGACGAGATCTTCCGGAAAATGCCGGTTATTGTCTCCACGGACGTACACGTCAAGACCGACATCGACTTGGCACGGGAGTTAGGGACCGATTATCTGCCCGCCCAGCAATTCATTGCAAAGCCGATCGAACCGGCACATCTGCGACAGATTGTCCTGCAAACACTGGAATCGAACTCGTTTGGCGGCCGCTGGATGCGTTCGGTGGAGTGA
- a CDS encoding Ni/Fe hydrogenase subunit alpha, which translates to MRNVTIDVKHVTRVEGHGNIAINVSNGEITRLELAIVESPRFFESFLRGRQWYEAPHITCRICGICSVGHTTASVHAMEMACGIKVSEQADMLRKLALYGEELQSHFLHLYFLAVPDFLGVGSVVPLATTHPDVVKRALRMKKLANDLCGVIGGRHIHPIALQVGGVSHVPRPEELRDIKSRLEDSRSDMREMVDLFKSLSVPQFNRDTEYVSLRVVGNGEYAFYEGDIVSTLDPNPTPVSAYRDRVIEHVVPHSAAKHCRSPNAETYAVGALARFNNNHDQLHPVAAAIARELGLEPICTNPYHNNTAQLVESVHCIESAIELIDRLLTTGLRPETLVKPTRFGLGAGASEVPRGVLFHEYGVDSSGRIESSNLVIPTGQNLANIEADMRALVPQLLDRDLGREEITLQLEMLVRAYDPCISCATHLLDVEWVDE; encoded by the coding sequence ATGAGAAACGTCACCATCGATGTGAAGCATGTCACCCGCGTGGAGGGGCACGGCAACATTGCGATCAATGTGTCGAACGGCGAGATTACCCGGCTCGAACTGGCCATCGTCGAGAGTCCGCGGTTCTTTGAGTCCTTCCTGCGCGGGCGGCAATGGTACGAAGCCCCGCACATCACTTGCCGAATCTGCGGCATCTGTTCAGTTGGTCACACAACGGCCAGCGTTCATGCGATGGAGATGGCCTGCGGCATCAAGGTATCCGAGCAGGCCGACATGCTGCGCAAGCTTGCACTGTATGGTGAGGAACTGCAAAGCCATTTTCTCCACCTGTATTTTCTTGCAGTGCCCGACTTTCTCGGCGTCGGCTCGGTGGTGCCGCTTGCAACGACCCATCCGGATGTGGTGAAGCGGGCTCTGCGCATGAAGAAGCTGGCCAACGATCTGTGCGGTGTGATCGGAGGTCGGCACATTCACCCGATCGCGCTGCAGGTCGGCGGGGTTTCGCACGTGCCCAGGCCGGAGGAACTTCGCGATATCAAATCGCGCCTGGAGGATTCGCGATCCGACATGCGTGAAATGGTTGATTTGTTCAAGTCCCTTTCGGTGCCGCAGTTCAATCGCGACACGGAATATGTTTCGCTCAGAGTCGTCGGAAACGGTGAGTATGCCTTCTACGAGGGGGACATCGTGTCGACGCTGGACCCCAACCCGACCCCGGTCTCGGCCTATCGCGATCGAGTCATCGAACACGTGGTTCCGCATTCGGCGGCAAAACACTGTCGATCACCAAACGCTGAAACGTATGCGGTCGGGGCGCTGGCACGCTTCAACAACAACCATGATCAGCTTCACCCCGTCGCGGCGGCGATCGCCAGGGAACTGGGACTGGAACCGATTTGCACCAACCCCTACCACAACAACACCGCGCAACTCGTGGAGTCCGTCCATTGCATCGAATCGGCCATCGAGTTGATCGATCGCCTCTTGACCACAGGCCTTAGGCCGGAAACGCTCGTCAAACCAACCCGATTCGGACTGGGCGCCGGCGCGAGCGAGGTGCCGCGCGGTGTTCTGTTTCATGAGTATGGCGTCGATTCATCCGGCCGCATCGAGAGCTCGAATCTGGTGATCCCGACGGGACAGAATCTCGCCAATATCGAGGCCGACATGCGGGCGCTCGTGCCGCAATTGCTGGATCGCGACCTCGGTCGCGAGGAAATCACGCTGCAACTCGAGATGCTCGTGCGTGCGTACGATCCGTGCATTTCGTGCGCGACACATCTACTCGATGTCGAATGGGTGGACGAATGA
- a CDS encoding carbamoyltransferase HypF, producing MRLFRASRVRVLGVGGELKSTVCSTRGRRAVLMGPVGDLKVPSVYRHFTRIVSSIMKNDNYRPDVIAHDLHPQYLSTILAKSIGLPCVGVQHHHAHAVSVMAEWGIDRRVVAICCDGVGYGTDGAAWGGEVLSCDTASFERRAHLEYFPLVGGNLAAVETWRPAAALACQAFGNNWRVDCAPIFARIPQLTLELFEQMRTRALNAPVTSSMGRLFDAVAFLLGICDRNTGLADAASALEAIAVDGRAEPYPYETRFERGAMIMSPAPMIRGIVRDIAAGHSAAEISARFHETVARMLSATALMSCDACGLTTVVLAGGCFANRKLRSRLTQRLEDRHLRVCASRQLLWGDETLALGQCIAGAAVSDRVQQCA from the coding sequence TTGCGACTGTTTCGTGCATCTCGGGTGCGCGTCTTGGGCGTCGGTGGGGAACTCAAGTCAACCGTTTGCTCCACGAGGGGTCGGCGGGCCGTGCTCATGGGGCCTGTTGGCGATTTGAAAGTGCCGAGTGTGTACCGGCACTTTACGAGAATCGTCAGTTCGATCATGAAGAACGACAACTATCGACCGGATGTAATCGCACATGACCTGCATCCGCAGTATCTGTCGACCATATTGGCCAAGTCCATCGGATTGCCTTGTGTCGGTGTGCAGCATCATCACGCTCACGCCGTGTCCGTCATGGCTGAGTGGGGCATCGACCGCCGAGTTGTCGCGATTTGCTGTGACGGGGTTGGATACGGAACGGATGGTGCGGCCTGGGGGGGCGAAGTGCTTTCGTGTGACACCGCCAGTTTCGAGCGGCGGGCGCATCTGGAATACTTTCCCCTTGTCGGCGGCAACCTTGCGGCCGTGGAGACATGGCGGCCGGCGGCCGCGCTGGCATGCCAGGCATTCGGCAACAATTGGCGTGTCGATTGCGCCCCGATATTCGCACGCATTCCGCAGTTGACGCTGGAACTTTTCGAGCAGATGCGGACGCGCGCGCTCAATGCGCCGGTGACTTCCAGCATGGGGCGATTGTTCGACGCGGTTGCGTTCCTGCTGGGAATTTGCGACCGCAACACCGGGCTGGCGGATGCGGCCTCCGCGCTCGAAGCAATCGCCGTCGACGGCCGCGCCGAGCCTTATCCCTATGAAACACGATTCGAAAGAGGCGCGATGATCATGTCGCCGGCGCCAATGATTCGTGGAATCGTGCGAGACATCGCCGCTGGGCATTCCGCAGCTGAAATCTCGGCACGATTTCATGAGACCGTGGCGCGAATGCTCTCGGCTACCGCCTTGATGTCCTGCGATGCGTGTGGTTTGACAACGGTTGTCCTCGCCGGCGGCTGTTTCGCTAATCGGAAGCTGCGGTCACGGCTGACCCAGCGACTGGAGGACCGCCATCTTCGCGTGTGCGCTTCGAGACAGCTTCTTTGGGGTGACGAGACATTGGCACTTGGACAGTGCATTGCCGGTGCGGCCGTCAGCGATAGGGTGCAACAATGTGCCTAG
- a CDS encoding hydrogenase maturation nickel metallochaperone HypA encodes MHEFAVARMIVEQVQKAAEEVGASRVTSVLVRVGVLRQIEASLLAEAFTLCAEGTCCSASNLEVEISHVHTKCKSCDSSFEVLEWVWSCPRCGAEGVYGVGGDELQIVSIDAEIPDEVQCAAKCV; translated from the coding sequence ATGCATGAGTTTGCGGTCGCGAGAATGATCGTCGAGCAGGTGCAGAAGGCGGCAGAAGAGGTCGGCGCCAGTCGGGTAACCTCCGTACTGGTTCGAGTCGGTGTGTTGCGGCAGATAGAAGCCTCCCTTCTTGCAGAGGCCTTCACGCTCTGCGCCGAAGGGACCTGTTGTTCCGCCTCGAATCTGGAAGTTGAAATCTCGCATGTTCATACGAAGTGTAAATCGTGTGATTCGTCTTTCGAAGTGCTAGAATGGGTCTGGAGCTGCCCTCGCTGCGGAGCGGAAGGGGTGTACGGCGTCGGCGGAGACGAGTTGCAGATTGTCTCAATTGACGCGGAGATACCAGATGAAGTTCAGTGTGCTGCGAAATGTGTTTGA
- a CDS encoding 4Fe-4S dicluster domain-containing protein has translation MLDRIITHAEVLRIVADLAPEHRIVGPVLRGGQYFYEILTDLSGLDLTFSYCVYGPRAFLFPPTETLFQFSRQNGRFESTLSIERVPTAFVGVHPCDINAIRLLDRVFSKDHRDEHYLSRRECAFIIGVDCAKECTVGVFCADMHGNVAKDGFDLMLFPLEQGSGPNDMRYGLVFGSKRGEVRLQKGSIGAIPKAADERAMEEYQRRKEAAFPHRLKTRLEELPSLLNRSYDSLLWEATARRCYSCGSCNMACPTCYCFNIFDETDMTLTRGERKREWDGCQLEKFAEVAGPHNFRPKAASRLRHRIFRKAKWVKDQSGIAGCVGCARCDRACTAKINSVEIYNQLAEEI, from the coding sequence ATGTTGGATCGAATCATCACTCATGCGGAGGTGCTCAGGATCGTCGCCGATCTGGCCCCTGAACATCGAATCGTCGGGCCGGTTCTGCGTGGTGGTCAGTACTTCTATGAGATACTGACCGACTTATCCGGGCTCGACTTGACGTTCTCCTACTGCGTCTATGGCCCGCGAGCGTTTCTGTTTCCGCCGACAGAGACGCTGTTTCAGTTCAGCAGGCAGAATGGTCGATTCGAGTCCACTCTTTCGATTGAGCGGGTTCCGACGGCCTTTGTGGGGGTGCATCCCTGCGATATTAATGCGATTCGCCTGTTGGACCGCGTCTTTTCGAAGGATCATCGCGATGAGCATTACTTGTCCCGCCGGGAGTGTGCGTTCATTATCGGCGTCGATTGCGCAAAGGAATGCACGGTGGGTGTGTTCTGCGCGGACATGCACGGCAATGTCGCGAAAGACGGCTTTGATCTGATGCTCTTTCCGCTGGAGCAGGGCAGCGGGCCGAATGACATGCGGTACGGCTTGGTCTTCGGTTCCAAGCGTGGGGAGGTGCGGCTTCAGAAGGGATCGATCGGCGCGATACCCAAGGCTGCCGACGAGCGCGCGATGGAGGAGTACCAGCGTCGCAAAGAAGCGGCTTTTCCGCACCGGCTCAAGACCCGTCTGGAAGAACTGCCGTCGCTGCTGAATCGCTCTTACGACTCACTGCTATGGGAGGCGACGGCGCGGAGGTGCTACTCCTGCGGGAGTTGCAATATGGCGTGCCCGACCTGCTACTGCTTCAACATCTTCGATGAAACCGACATGACCCTGACGCGCGGCGAACGCAAGCGAGAATGGGACGGCTGCCAACTGGAGAAGTTTGCGGAGGTTGCCGGACCACACAATTTTCGTCCCAAGGCTGCGTCCCGGCTGCGACATCGAATTTTTCGAAAAGCCAAGTGGGTGAAGGACCAGTCGGGGATTGCAGGGTGTGTTGGCTGTGCGCGCTGCGACCGGGCATGCACCGCGAAGATTAATTCGGTGGAGATCTACAACCAGCTCGCGGAGGAAATCTAA
- a CDS encoding FAD/NAD(P)-binding protein: protein MSATISAGAIQEPGLYVPEPGMITKIRRLTEYERLFDIEMPGGRPLGHAPGQFVQVSVFGFGECPISICSSPTRPQVFQMCIRRVGMVTEAIHRMSVGDVLGIRGPLGHGFNVDELHGKDILIVAGGLGLAPVRSLIQYVLDERDRFGEFYVLYGARQPADLLFADDLTHWRLDPRLHFEVTVDRPDEQWRGKTGVVTTLFRGLPRLDPSTTKAVIVGPPVMFKFVVLEVLARGIPQSSIYCSLERRMKCGIGKCGNCQANDVYVCLDGPVFKYGRLKAMREAVE, encoded by the coding sequence ATGTCTGCGACTATCTCTGCCGGCGCGATTCAGGAACCCGGCCTCTATGTCCCCGAGCCCGGCATGATCACTAAAATTCGTCGGCTGACCGAATATGAGCGGCTGTTTGATATCGAAATGCCCGGGGGCCGGCCGCTGGGTCATGCGCCGGGGCAGTTCGTTCAGGTCTCCGTCTTCGGTTTTGGAGAGTGTCCCATCTCGATCTGCTCCTCACCGACGCGGCCGCAGGTCTTTCAGATGTGCATCCGACGGGTGGGCATGGTGACGGAGGCGATCCATCGAATGAGCGTCGGCGATGTGCTTGGCATTCGCGGGCCGCTGGGACACGGATTCAACGTGGACGAACTGCACGGTAAGGACATCCTCATTGTCGCAGGCGGCCTGGGCCTGGCGCCGGTGCGATCACTGATCCAGTACGTCCTCGATGAGCGCGATCGTTTCGGAGAATTCTATGTGCTCTACGGCGCGCGACAGCCGGCCGATCTGCTTTTTGCAGATGATCTGACACATTGGCGGCTCGATCCGCGATTGCACTTCGAAGTGACCGTTGACCGTCCTGATGAACAATGGCGCGGAAAGACGGGCGTCGTGACGACGCTGTTCCGTGGTCTGCCCCGGCTCGATCCGTCGACCACGAAGGCGGTCATCGTGGGGCCGCCGGTCATGTTCAAGTTTGTTGTGCTGGAAGTCCTCGCCCGCGGCATTCCGCAATCGAGCATTTACTGTTCGCTGGAGCGCCGCATGAAGTGCGGAATCGGAAAGTGTGGAAACTGTCAGGCGAATGATGTGTATGTGTGCCTCGATGGTCCGGTGTTCAAATATGGACGACTCAAGGCCATGCGCGAAGCGGTGGAATGA